In Shewanella sp. VB17, a single genomic region encodes these proteins:
- a CDS encoding SDR family oxidoreductase: MSRTVVITGANRGIGLELVRHYVKQGDNVIGICRETSQELDEMASMVVENIDVTKGDNVEELGIILSNEQIDILINNAGLFANESLGCLDFDSIQRQMEVNAYGPLRVTEVLLPKINKGGKIVNITSRMGSMGDNTSGHYYGYRASKAALNAFGKSLSEDVKPRGIAVAQLHPGFVKTRMVGFNGDITPEDSAKGLVLCIEQLNIDNTGGFWHCNGEKLPW, translated from the coding sequence ATGTCTAGAACTGTTGTGATCACTGGCGCTAACCGTGGCATTGGCCTTGAGTTAGTGCGCCATTATGTCAAGCAAGGCGATAATGTTATTGGTATTTGTCGTGAGACCTCCCAAGAGTTGGATGAAATGGCCTCCATGGTAGTGGAAAACATAGATGTCACTAAAGGCGATAACGTTGAAGAGTTGGGCATAATATTAAGCAATGAACAAATTGATATTTTGATCAACAACGCGGGTTTATTTGCCAATGAAAGCTTAGGGTGTTTGGATTTCGACAGCATTCAGCGTCAAATGGAGGTCAATGCTTATGGCCCGCTTCGTGTGACAGAAGTATTGCTGCCCAAGATAAACAAGGGCGGTAAAATTGTCAATATTACCAGTCGTATGGGATCCATGGGCGACAATACATCCGGACATTATTATGGGTATCGCGCTTCAAAGGCAGCGTTGAATGCATTTGGTAAATCTCTATCAGAAGATGTAAAACCCCGAGGCATTGCGGTGGCGCAACTTCACCCCGGATTTGTGAAAACACGCATGGTGGGTTTCAATGGGGACATCACACCAGAGGATTCAGCTAAAGGCTTAGTCTTATGTATTGAACAGTTGAACATTGATAATACCGGTGGTTTCTGGCACTGCAATGGTGAAAAGTTACCTTGGTAA
- a CDS encoding LysE family translocator: MKIIGAIYLCYLGGKTYFSPVSQMNTGSSCHAKNETSSIIFKQAFFMTSSNPKALIFVSALLPQFIQADTALVPQVTALCFISAMIHFAIYLSYAALGERAKSLLNNNQRRQRFNQFSGVIFLVFGIFIGLSTI; this comes from the coding sequence ATCAAGATAATAGGCGCTATATATTTGTGTTACCTAGGAGGGAAAACCTATTTTTCTCCTGTATCTCAAATGAATACAGGCAGTTCATGTCACGCTAAAAATGAGACGTCATCAATCATTTTCAAACAGGCATTTTTTATGACCTCTTCAAACCCCAAAGCCTTGATATTTGTCTCTGCTTTATTGCCCCAATTTATTCAAGCCGATACTGCGTTAGTGCCTCAAGTCACTGCACTTTGTTTCATTAGTGCAATGATTCATTTTGCTATCTATTTAAGCTATGCAGCACTTGGGGAAAGGGCTAAATCTTTACTGAATAACAATCAAAGACGTCAACGGTTTAATCAATTCAGTGGTGTCATATTCTTAGTATTTGGCATTTTTATAGGGCTATCTACCATTTGA
- a CDS encoding S41 family peptidase — MKGLKEILAMFFLLNSFSGYSGVIGNDILTSEQKIYGLSLFWKEASYNFAYFDQVKSLDWDATYISYISEVKNSKNNFEYYRLLSKLAAELNDGMTYVTIPKDLVNKNISFPSIKLAEAENKAIVIAVAEKFKNDIPLGSIVLSIDGRDTFDVLKNDVFPYISSSTYQIKLDWAIKGSFSQGYGLLAGKPGTTMDIKFQLPDNSIKHVWLERNLSNNNIKWHSSENVTKREINNKKSIVGELLDNNVYYIALNNFHDIDIIDKFKKMLPEMQLAKGLILDLRFNHGGNTMIVEDILKHLTFHDLVGAKSKMRIHNATFKAWGKFSQDYTWAKKYESYFLGQAWTEMPADIISADEVNVTEKNVVPTVILISRNTSSSAENFLIYADGAEHFTTIGEPTFGSTGQPLIIDLPGGGTAKICTKRDSYPDGRDFVGYGVKPDIYVARDMSYYLSDDDAVLATAVNFLKNNISSATFEIVKR, encoded by the coding sequence ATGAAAGGATTAAAGGAAATTCTCGCAATGTTTTTTTTGTTAAATAGTTTTTCTGGATATAGTGGTGTCATTGGAAATGATATTTTAACTTCAGAACAAAAAATATATGGTCTTTCACTTTTTTGGAAAGAAGCAAGCTATAATTTTGCCTATTTTGATCAAGTAAAAAGTTTAGATTGGGATGCTACATATATTTCTTATATTTCAGAAGTTAAAAATAGTAAAAATAATTTCGAATATTATCGATTATTAAGTAAATTAGCTGCTGAACTCAATGATGGTATGACTTATGTGACAATTCCAAAAGATTTAGTCAATAAAAACATATCTTTTCCAAGTATAAAATTAGCAGAAGCTGAAAACAAAGCTATTGTTATTGCTGTTGCGGAAAAGTTTAAAAATGATATACCATTAGGCTCCATAGTTTTGTCTATTGATGGCCGAGATACATTTGATGTGTTAAAAAATGATGTATTTCCGTATATCAGCAGCTCAACTTATCAAATAAAATTAGATTGGGCGATTAAGGGGAGTTTTAGTCAAGGTTATGGCTTACTTGCCGGAAAACCAGGTACTACTATGGATATTAAATTTCAACTCCCAGATAATTCAATAAAACATGTCTGGCTGGAACGTAATTTAAGTAATAACAATATAAAATGGCACTCATCTGAAAATGTTACCAAAAGAGAAATCAATAACAAAAAATCCATTGTGGGTGAATTACTTGATAATAATGTTTACTATATTGCACTAAATAATTTTCATGATATTGACATTATCGATAAATTTAAAAAGATGCTCCCTGAAATGCAATTAGCAAAGGGGTTGATTTTGGATTTACGCTTTAATCATGGTGGTAATACTATGATTGTCGAAGATATCCTTAAACACTTGACTTTTCATGATTTAGTCGGGGCTAAAAGTAAAATGCGTATCCATAATGCGACGTTTAAAGCTTGGGGGAAGTTTTCACAAGATTATACTTGGGCAAAAAAATATGAATCTTATTTCTTAGGACAAGCATGGACAGAAATGCCTGCTGATATTATTTCTGCAGATGAGGTCAATGTTACAGAAAAAAATGTGGTGCCCACGGTCATCTTAATCAGTCGAAATACTTCAAGCTCTGCTGAAAACTTTCTAATTTATGCCGATGGTGCTGAACATTTCACCACCATCGGCGAGCCGACTTTTGGTAGTACAGGACAACCATTAATCATTGATCTTCCAGGTGGAGGAACAGCAAAAATTTGTACTAAAAGAGATTCTTATCCTGATGGTCGTGACTTTGTTGGTTATGGGGTAAAGCCTGATATTTACGTTGCACGAGATATGTCCTATTACCTATCCGATGATGACGCAGTATTAGCCACAGCTGTGAATTTTCTAAAAAATAATATTTCATCGGCAACCTTTGAAATTGTTAAACGCTGA
- a CDS encoding transposase: MPRPRRTLISIEDTPYYHCCSRVVRRAYLCGDDKYTGKNYDHRRGWVEAQVLKLSDVFAIDVAAYAVMSNHLHIVLYIDLDKANVWSDREVVEQWHQCFNGTALTQKFARGEVIDEHQVAKLKYFIATYRSRLSDISWFMRCLNEPIARQANFEDNCTGHFWEGRFKSQALLDEAAVLACMAYVELNPIRAKMANTPENSDYTSLQLRVNAAINGKQPTRLLPFIGNERLNQPKGINFALKDYLELIDETGRIIRDDKRGAISANADKILTRLNIPADNWLKITTEFGHLFHGAVGTLQELSCYCEHLNKRRRHFSTSCEYLKVD; the protein is encoded by the coding sequence ATGCCTCGGCCTAGAAGAACGCTAATCAGTATCGAAGACACGCCTTATTATCATTGTTGTAGCCGTGTCGTGCGCCGCGCATATCTCTGTGGTGACGATAAGTACACAGGGAAAAACTATGACCATCGACGCGGTTGGGTTGAGGCGCAAGTGCTTAAATTATCTGACGTCTTTGCGATTGATGTGGCGGCCTATGCGGTGATGAGTAATCATTTGCATATTGTGTTATATATCGATTTAGATAAAGCCAATGTCTGGTCAGATAGGGAGGTGGTAGAACAATGGCATCAATGCTTTAACGGCACAGCACTCACACAAAAATTTGCTCGAGGTGAAGTGATTGATGAGCACCAAGTGGCTAAATTAAAATATTTTATTGCAACTTACCGCTCACGGCTGAGTGATATTAGCTGGTTTATGCGATGTCTTAATGAGCCCATTGCTAGGCAAGCCAACTTTGAAGATAACTGCACGGGTCATTTCTGGGAAGGACGGTTTAAATCTCAAGCGCTTTTGGATGAAGCGGCAGTGCTGGCTTGTATGGCCTACGTTGAACTTAATCCAATTCGGGCTAAGATGGCCAATACGCCAGAGAATTCAGACTACACCAGCCTTCAATTGCGAGTCAACGCGGCAATCAATGGAAAACAACCCACCAGATTACTGCCCTTTATTGGGAATGAACGGCTGAATCAACCCAAAGGGATAAACTTCGCGCTGAAAGACTATCTTGAATTAATTGATGAAACAGGGCGTATTATTCGAGATGATAAACGCGGAGCAATCTCAGCGAATGCAGATAAGATATTAACGAGGTTAAACATTCCTGCTGACAACTGGCTCAAAATCACCACAGAGTTTGGGCATCTATTTCATGGGGCAGTAGGGACACTGCAAGAGCTAAGTTGCTACTGTGAACACTTAAATAAAAGACGACGGCATTTTTCCACGAGTTGTGAGTATCTGAAAGTAGACTAG
- a CDS encoding pyridoxal-dependent decarboxylase: MHILSSSGSTPCQVDDFNIHVENFLELLKEGIHSIESKQSSGPRFKVENFFYEELIDSYHFPLDGASDKETMADLSQIIEGSIRPQSNNAVYNMVPQPLPETQAAASLMLLYNVNSIMDTYGGKSLLFEQLIARFIGKLVGWDKAFGTSCSGGKVTLLYAIKSAISRICPTYINQGVTQDLVILTSEGAHYSIEHVCEFLGLGRQSVVRIPISSSNGLSNSDLTDAFLTQIKNGKRVAAIIACGGTTLDFVCDNTETIFSTVEEIVKNHHLDYTPYLHLDSVIGWLWFSLIHDAQDFFDRFETPQKVIGKLKQVTDKFSSIHRFDSLGVDFHKNALCPYSSSFFITNEAQFPKQKSHLAYGDLVAFTHTIENSRSAAGIASAWAALNSLGLNGLRNYLCQLLESAQKLKECFDEQENIAVLNHSSCGWEVIFNFKSSHDLVDIYSANGLHEGFYQFITSKVQKGQDIPSISIITNFRRHYGSELGHGFIYYNMRTKLNSDECETIIGEILKLIVEYENEVRMGYFLIENVSFIDPIK, from the coding sequence ATGCATATTTTAAGTTCAAGCGGCTCTACGCCATGTCAGGTTGATGATTTTAACATTCATGTAGAAAATTTTCTTGAATTATTAAAAGAAGGAATCCATTCTATTGAGTCTAAGCAAAGTTCTGGGCCACGCTTTAAAGTAGAAAATTTTTTTTATGAAGAGTTAATTGATAGTTATCATTTTCCTCTTGATGGAGCATCAGATAAAGAAACTATGGCTGATCTTAGTCAAATTATAGAGGGGAGCATTAGACCGCAGTCAAATAATGCCGTATATAATATGGTACCTCAGCCGCTCCCAGAAACACAGGCTGCAGCTTCATTAATGTTGCTTTATAATGTGAATTCAATAATGGATACCTATGGAGGTAAGTCTCTTCTATTTGAGCAACTGATTGCTCGATTTATAGGTAAGTTGGTCGGCTGGGATAAGGCGTTCGGGACTTCATGCAGCGGTGGAAAAGTTACCCTACTTTATGCCATAAAGTCAGCGATTAGCCGTATCTGTCCGACATATATAAATCAAGGAGTTACTCAAGACCTTGTTATTTTAACATCTGAAGGGGCTCATTACTCCATTGAACATGTATGTGAGTTTCTCGGTCTTGGCAGGCAAAGTGTTGTACGGATCCCGATCTCATCTTCTAATGGTTTATCAAATTCTGATCTTACTGATGCGTTTTTGACGCAAATTAAAAATGGTAAACGAGTCGCTGCAATAATCGCATGCGGTGGAACGACATTAGATTTTGTTTGTGATAACACTGAGACTATTTTTTCAACGGTAGAAGAAATCGTTAAAAATCATCACTTAGATTATACTCCATACTTACATTTAGATAGTGTTATTGGTTGGTTATGGTTCAGTTTAATCCATGATGCCCAAGACTTTTTTGACCGTTTTGAAACACCCCAAAAGGTGATTGGCAAACTTAAGCAAGTGACGGACAAGTTTTCGTCTATTCATCGGTTTGATTCGCTGGGGGTTGATTTTCATAAAAATGCATTATGCCCTTATTCGAGTAGCTTCTTTATTACTAACGAAGCTCAATTTCCTAAACAAAAAAGTCATTTGGCTTATGGGGATCTTGTTGCCTTTACACATACGATAGAAAATTCACGTAGTGCGGCTGGGATTGCGAGTGCATGGGCAGCGTTAAATTCCCTAGGTTTAAATGGGCTAAGAAATTACCTCTGCCAACTACTAGAATCGGCGCAAAAGCTAAAGGAGTGTTTTGATGAGCAAGAAAATATAGCTGTATTAAATCATAGCTCATGTGGTTGGGAGGTCATTTTTAACTTTAAATCAAGTCATGATTTGGTAGATATATATTCAGCTAATGGATTACATGAAGGGTTCTATCAGTTTATCACGTCTAAAGTTCAAAAGGGTCAAGATATCCCCAGCATTAGTATTATAACAAACTTTAGAAGACACTATGGCTCTGAATTAGGTCATGGTTTTATTTATTACAACATGAGAACTAAATTAAACTCTGATGAGTGCGAAACCATCATCGGCGAGATTTTAAAATTGATTGTTGAATACGAAAATGAGGTTAGGATGGGGTATTTCCTCATTGAAAATGTTAGTTTTATTGATCCTATAAAATAA
- a CDS encoding peptidase domain-containing ABC transporter, which yields MENITSKLNFSNKNKLPVLLQSEAAECGLTCICMISNFYGHKIDLFSLRRKYPISLKGATLKQLVNIASQLNLSGRALKVELEQLKTLNTPVILHWDLNHFVVLKAVKRNGIVIHDPAKGEMFLSMEAVSKSFTGIALELRPTDDFTEKDEELKLGLGVLWKSITGLKRSLVQIIILSVVLQFLALLAPYFIQLVVDNVVITNDRRFLLVLGFGFSLLLLLKVVTQAFRSWIIVYLRTTLGIQLVSNLFRHMLRLPMTWFGKRFIGDITSRFGSLEYIKQLLSSGFVEGLIDGVMAIITVIMMFVFSPKLTLIAISAISLYTLSRIILFQPIRNHTKEKLQLKAISDGLFYESVRSVQPVKIFSGEAIRQSKLENANADWMNADIKLGKLTIAYNTFKELLQGMEYVLLIWLGAYLILDEKITIGVLFAFLAYRQQFTISAHTLLEKIFEWRMMGLHLSRIADIALEDQEHALDTNHPELDNVVGKIELKNISYRYNENEPYIFENLSLTIQGGECVALIAPSGFGKTTLMKIIMGLLPPTSGAVLIDDKDITQIGLNNYRNVMSAVMQGDDLLSGSLADNISFFSIDQNMQRLEKVAQDAFIYDDIVAMPMGFHSLAGDMGSTLSGGQIQRVLIARALYKEPKVLFLDEASSALDSETEKKINTVLKFLGITRIMISHRQETIKMADRIIDLTQVDFEVSPTIIEDKVRQTTLTIVK from the coding sequence ATGGAAAATATTACAAGTAAACTAAATTTTAGTAATAAAAATAAACTGCCTGTATTGTTGCAAAGTGAAGCTGCTGAATGTGGGTTAACTTGTATTTGCATGATCTCAAATTTTTATGGCCATAAAATCGATTTGTTCAGCTTAAGACGTAAATATCCAATTAGTTTAAAAGGGGCGACATTAAAACAACTGGTCAATATAGCCTCTCAGCTAAATCTATCAGGTAGAGCGTTAAAAGTAGAACTGGAACAACTTAAAACACTTAATACACCAGTGATTTTACATTGGGATCTTAATCATTTTGTAGTACTAAAAGCGGTTAAAAGAAATGGCATTGTTATTCATGATCCGGCTAAAGGTGAAATGTTTTTATCTATGGAGGCTGTATCAAAATCATTTACCGGCATTGCATTAGAGCTTAGGCCAACAGATGATTTCACCGAAAAAGATGAAGAATTAAAACTAGGTTTAGGTGTGTTATGGAAAAGTATTACAGGTTTGAAACGTAGTTTAGTACAAATAATTATTTTGTCTGTGGTGTTACAGTTTCTTGCTTTACTAGCCCCATATTTTATTCAATTAGTGGTTGATAATGTAGTCATAACGAATGATAGACGATTTTTATTAGTATTAGGATTTGGTTTTTCCTTGTTATTGTTGTTAAAAGTAGTGACACAAGCGTTTCGTTCTTGGATCATTGTTTATTTGCGAACGACATTAGGCATTCAACTGGTGTCTAATTTATTCAGGCACATGTTACGGTTACCCATGACTTGGTTTGGTAAACGATTTATCGGAGACATAACTTCAAGGTTTGGTTCGCTCGAATATATAAAACAACTGTTAAGCAGTGGCTTTGTCGAGGGGTTAATCGATGGTGTGATGGCAATTATTACGGTAATTATGATGTTTGTTTTTTCACCTAAACTCACGTTGATAGCTATTTCTGCCATTTCCTTGTATACATTATCCCGCATTATCTTATTCCAACCAATACGCAATCACACTAAAGAAAAACTACAGTTAAAAGCTATTTCTGACGGACTTTTTTATGAGTCAGTACGATCGGTTCAACCAGTAAAAATATTCAGTGGCGAGGCTATTCGACAATCAAAGTTAGAAAATGCAAATGCAGATTGGATGAATGCAGATATAAAATTAGGCAAGTTAACAATAGCCTATAATACATTCAAAGAATTACTACAAGGAATGGAATACGTTTTATTAATATGGTTAGGGGCATATTTAATCCTAGATGAAAAAATTACTATTGGAGTACTATTTGCTTTTTTAGCATACAGGCAACAATTCACTATTAGTGCGCATACATTATTGGAAAAAATCTTTGAATGGCGAATGATGGGATTACATCTAAGTCGGATAGCTGATATCGCCTTAGAGGATCAAGAGCATGCTCTTGACACTAATCATCCCGAATTAGATAATGTAGTTGGTAAAATCGAACTCAAAAATATATCTTATCGTTATAATGAAAATGAACCTTATATCTTTGAAAATTTATCTTTAACGATCCAAGGTGGAGAATGTGTTGCCTTAATTGCCCCTTCTGGTTTTGGTAAAACGACATTGATGAAAATCATTATGGGGTTATTGCCACCGACTTCAGGTGCTGTGTTGATAGATGATAAAGATATTACCCAAATAGGATTGAATAACTATAGAAATGTAATGTCTGCAGTGATGCAAGGTGATGATTTATTATCAGGTTCTTTGGCAGATAACATCAGTTTTTTTTCTATCGATCAAAATATGCAACGCTTAGAGAAAGTGGCACAAGATGCTTTTATTTATGATGATATAGTGGCGATGCCTATGGGATTCCATTCTTTGGCTGGTGATATGGGCAGTACCTTATCAGGAGGTCAGATCCAGCGTGTTTTAATCGCACGAGCGTTATATAAAGAGCCTAAAGTATTGTTTTTAGATGAAGCGAGTAGTGCTTTAGATTCAGAAACCGAAAAAAAAATAAATACTGTTCTAAAGTTCTTAGGAATAACCAGAATAATGATATCACATAGACAAGAAACAATAAAAATGGCGGACAGAATAATTGATTTGACACAGGTAGATTTTGAAGTATCCCCAACTATTATTGAAGATAAAGTACGTCAGACTACATTGACAATTGTTAAGTAG
- a CDS encoding nucleotidyltransferase domain-containing protein, whose translation MISISRSHSFRGDDIGRDGREVTRVSSERRSSISEGNLEFKDKKINSLEIKTVGKSHLVELSDGSLFKSLSSKETNAGDQLTIDTAKVIVSRRGPNSEIFDQVDRKSDHQYNWYPVLSMHSENLQGKNMYIRQDAFITSNDQIVETHDTNEGGRRLRFCEQYNYDYSCDESILPSDKLYLELDNKIEEIIKNTSDIKKSIDKFCHQLSDSCGGTWLSILYGSYASGNEKPGSDIDVMFSCDNNSYLLHKEALVPKITHFLSLLHDKVGANVDDEVPAESKHLISAEEMMEAVRCKVYYPPMETSDLTTVKVDPLSFFLDKEVDVTGMNKSESERFSNDFLKSKYLRLRLLFNIMTTPNQISSNRPIVVDKLHEQAKESLQILSNDLRLQLGRLSDGTIDEKIENLFKTEDIKGEYWLGYKEDRKGVKEKLIELLSSPVIPKKAVEGFV comes from the coding sequence ATGATTAGTATCTCAAGGAGTCACAGCTTCAGAGGTGATGATATTGGTAGGGATGGGAGGGAAGTTACCCGAGTCAGCTCTGAAAGGCGTTCGAGTATTAGCGAAGGGAATTTAGAATTTAAAGATAAAAAAATAAATAGTCTAGAAATTAAAACCGTAGGTAAAAGTCATCTTGTTGAACTTTCGGATGGTTCGTTATTTAAATCGTTAAGTAGTAAGGAAACGAATGCAGGAGATCAGTTGACGATAGATACTGCAAAAGTCATTGTCTCTAGGCGTGGCCCGAACTCAGAAATTTTTGATCAGGTTGATAGAAAGAGTGACCATCAATATAACTGGTATCCGGTATTGTCTATGCATAGTGAGAACTTACAAGGCAAGAATATGTATATTAGGCAAGATGCTTTCATTACCTCAAATGATCAGATTGTAGAGACTCATGACACCAACGAAGGAGGTCGACGTTTACGTTTTTGTGAGCAATATAACTACGACTACTCTTGTGATGAAAGTATTCTTCCAAGTGATAAATTGTATTTAGAGTTAGATAACAAAATTGAAGAGATAATTAAAAATACTAGTGATATTAAAAAGTCTATTGATAAATTTTGTCATCAATTGTCAGACAGTTGTGGAGGTACTTGGTTATCTATTCTTTATGGTTCATACGCCTCAGGTAATGAAAAGCCAGGATCAGATATTGATGTGATGTTTTCTTGCGATAACAATAGTTACTTGTTGCACAAAGAAGCTTTGGTTCCCAAAATTACTCATTTTTTATCATTATTGCATGATAAAGTCGGTGCCAATGTTGACGATGAAGTACCAGCAGAATCTAAACATCTTATTAGTGCAGAAGAAATGATGGAAGCAGTGAGATGCAAAGTATATTATCCCCCCATGGAGACTAGCGACTTGACCACTGTTAAAGTTGATCCATTGAGTTTTTTCTTAGATAAAGAAGTCGATGTAACTGGGATGAATAAATCTGAAAGTGAGAGATTTAGCAATGATTTTTTAAAGAGCAAATATTTGAGGTTAAGATTATTGTTTAACATTATGACAACACCTAATCAAATATCTTCTAATCGACCTATTGTTGTTGATAAACTCCACGAGCAGGCGAAAGAATCATTGCAGATATTAAGCAATGATTTAAGGTTACAACTTGGACGTTTAAGCGATGGTACAATTGATGAAAAAATAGAAAATCTATTTAAAACTGAAGATATTAAAGGTGAATATTGGCTAGGGTATAAAGAGGATAGAAAAGGGGTTAAAGAAAAGTTGATTGAATTACTTTCTTCTCCAGTTATACCAAAAAAAGCAGTTGAAGGGTTCGTATAA
- a CDS encoding MarR family transcriptional regulator translates to MDDSKGTTSLSDNVCFALYTASNALVRAYRPLLEQCDLTYPQYLVMQALWLNDGASLTDLSKETRLDLGTLTPIVKRLETKALLVRSVDCKDERKKIIQVTASGTALKQAALSLKQILLNKVSITELEIDSLRDLCLTLTDDLNKK, encoded by the coding sequence ATTGATGATAGCAAGGGCACGACATCCCTATCTGACAACGTCTGTTTTGCCCTATACACCGCAAGTAATGCATTGGTCCGTGCATACCGTCCATTATTAGAACAATGCGACCTAACTTACCCGCAATACCTAGTCATGCAAGCTTTGTGGCTTAATGATGGCGCTAGCCTCACCGACCTATCTAAAGAAACACGCCTAGATCTTGGCACTTTAACTCCGATAGTTAAACGCCTTGAAACTAAAGCCTTATTAGTTCGAAGTGTTGATTGTAAAGATGAACGAAAAAAAATAATCCAAGTAACAGCATCAGGTACAGCACTTAAACAAGCGGCCTTATCCTTAAAGCAAATTTTACTCAATAAAGTCAGTATTACGGAGCTGGAAATCGACTCTTTACGAGATTTATGCCTAACACTCACAGACGATCTCAATAAGAAATGA
- a CDS encoding transposase, which produces MLSHSKRLNVLGFLSRKGTLVYHTTESKVNTEVVIEAFEHFISTKRLDKLTIVYLDNTSFHRAKHFKKKRYEWLLKGLVIIYLPAYSSELNIIEILWKKLKYEWLSCHAFITFETLKNSVKDILDNYQSKYSITFS; this is translated from the coding sequence TTGCTCTCTCATAGCAAGAGGCTTAATGTACTTGGTTTTTTAAGTAGAAAAGGAACACTTGTTTACCATACCACTGAAAGTAAAGTGAATACCGAGGTTGTTATAGAAGCTTTTGAGCACTTCATATCGACTAAACGTCTTGATAAATTAACGATTGTCTACCTCGATAATACTTCATTTCATCGCGCTAAGCATTTTAAAAAAAAACGCTATGAATGGTTACTTAAAGGGCTGGTTATAATCTATTTACCAGCTTATTCTTCCGAACTCAATATCATTGAAATACTCTGGAAAAAGCTCAAGTATGAATGGCTATCTTGCCATGCTTTTATCACGTTTGAGACGCTAAAAAATAGTGTAAAAGACATACTGGATAATTATCAGTCTAAATATTCGATAACTTTTAGTTAA
- a CDS encoding IS630 family transposase (programmed frameshift) has translation MKQVRSLLEHEFTTLEEAFKNHPKHRCRTRVHAILSSYHGFSLKQIAQILLVKPGTVSGWIDLWFDLGISFLYDGKRTGRPEIYNEAENLQLKEWVDDEPYQLKRAQAIMASETEKKVSKSTIKRTLKKFNYSYKRARHSLKNQRSESDFLDCQQTLAGLITAEEAGRIELFYFDESGFSQKSNLPSAWSPKGEPLVMPSYSHSKRLNVLGFLSRKGTLVYHTTESKVNTEVVIEAFEHFISTKHLDKLTIIYLDNASFHRAKRFKEKCYEWLLKGLVIMYLPAYSPELNIIEILWKKIKYEWLSCHAFITFETLKNSVKDILDNYQSKYSITFS, from the exons ATGAAACAAGTTAGATCACTGTTAGAACATGAGTTCACTACGCTGGAAGAAGCATTCAAAAATCATCCTAAACATCGTTGTAGAACGCGTGTTCATGCAATATTGAGTAGTTATCATGGATTCAGTCTCAAGCAAATTGCACAAATATTATTGGTAAAACCCGGCACCGTATCTGGATGGATAGATCTATGGTTTGATTTGGGGATCAGCTTTCTTTATGACGGTAAGCGAACTGGACGACCAGAAATCTATAATGAAGCTGAAAACTTACAGTTAAAAGAGTGGGTCGATGATGAGCCTTATCAACTTAAACGAGCTCAGGCGATAATGGCATCAGAAACAGAAAAAAAAGTCAGTAAATCAACGATAAAAAGAACATTA AAAAAATTCAATTATAGCTATAAACGTGCCAGACATAGCCTAAAAAATCAACGTTCTGAATCAGACTTTTTAGATTGTCAGCAAACATTAGCAGGCCTCATTACAGCTGAAGAGGCTGGGAGAATTGAGCTCTTTTATTTTGATGAGTCTGGCTTTAGCCAGAAGTCAAACTTACCCAGCGCTTGGTCTCCAAAAGGAGAGCCGTTAGTGATGCCTTCATACTCTCATAGCAAGAGGCTTAATGTACTTGGTTTTTTAAGTAGAAAAGGAACACTTGTTTACCATACCACTGAAAGTAAAGTGAATACCGAGGTTGTTATAGAAGCTTTTGAGCACTTCATATCGACTAAACATCTTGATAAATTAACGATTATCTACCTTGATAATGCTTCATTTCATCGCGCTAAGCGTTTTAAAGAAAAGTGCTATGAATGGTTACTAAAAGGGCTTGTCATTATGTATTTACCTGCTTATTCTCCCGAACTCAATATCATTGAAATACTCTGGAAAAAGATCAAATATGAATGGCTATCTTGCCATGCTTTTATCACGTTTGAGACGCTAAAAAATAGTGTGAAAGACATACTGGATAATTATCAGTCTAAATATTCGATAACTTTTAGTTAA
- a CDS encoding ribbon-helix-helix domain-containing protein codes for MGIDSHATSVKLELSFWLILEKITRDQEMSIANRRYRSVFIIKTIRAIIVWHKLDLKHHIFYKKISSHAN; via the coding sequence ATTGGTATTGATAGCCATGCCACCAGCGTAAAGCTAGAACTGAGTTTTTGGCTGATATTAGAAAAAATCACAAGGGACCAAGAAATGTCGATTGCAAATAGACGATATAGAAGTGTTTTTATCATAAAAACCATCCGTGCTATAATCGTCTGGCATAAACTTGATTTGAAACACCATATTTTTTATAAAAAGATCTCAAGCCATGCGAACTGA